The genomic segment ACATAAGCAAGCAGTAATTGCAGCAACAAAAACAAGAGTTAGACCTATTTATATGTCATCTATGACATCAGTTTTTGGTATGTTACCATTAGTTTTAATTCCAGGACCAGGAAGTGAATTTTATAGAGGATTAGGTTCTGTAATTACAGGTGGATTAGCATTTTCAACTATCTTTACTATTTTTGTAACTCCTGCACTTTTAATGTTCTTCATTAAATTAGAGCAAAGAGTTAAAAATAAAGAAGTACAAGAACCAGTTGACGTAAGTAAAGCATAAGGAGTAGTAGATGAATAAAAAAATACTAAAACTTTTGCCCCTAACATTTTTAGGGGTAAATCTATATGCTTTAGATATAAATGAAGCTATAGATAAAGCATTAACAAATAACAACAGCTATATAAAACAACAATATATTTATGATGAAGCAAAAGCTAATGTGACTAAAAATCAAGCAGGATTTTTACCTAAATTAGATACTTCTTATACATACAATGCAAATAAGTATGATATTGGAGAAGGGAAAGACAACGCAAATGCAAGTGCAGTTTTATCATACAATCTTTTTAGTGGTTTAAGTGATTACTATAATTTAGATGCAGCAAAAAGCAATAAGGTGGCATCTAAATATAGTTTAGAAGCTGCAAGATATGATTTAGTATATGAAACAAAAGTAAAGTATATATCTTATTTAAAAAGTCTAAAGAATATTGAGACTTTAGATAATGCATATAAATTATTACAAAAGCAATACAAAGATTCTGAAAATAGATTTGAACAAGGTTTATTAGCTAGAAATGATTTACTTCAAGTTAATGCACAAATGCTTCAAGCTAAACAAAATCTTGCACGGGCAAAAGCTGATTCAAAAGTTGCTTGGTATAGCCTAAAAAATATTTTAGGTGGTAGTTTAGCAAAAAGTGAGAAAATAGAAGACCTAAATAAAAATGCAGTTTTTGCTTTTGACTATAAAGAGGAAGAGATCTTTTCAAGAAGTGAAATTAAAGCATTAAAGAAAACAGTTGAAGCTTTAAGTAGTCAAAAAAATGCAAATGCATATGGTACAGCTTTGCCATCGGTTTCTTTGAATCTTGCACATACAAAGTATGGACAAGACGCTTCTTTAAACTCTGATGAGTTAACTTATGATGAGCAATCAACAGCTACTGTAAATGTAAAGTGGAATTTATATAATGGTGGAGCAGATTATGCTCAAACTGTTATTTTAAGAAAAAAGTCTTTACAAGTAAAAGAAGACTTAGAAGAGTTAAAATTAAATATAAAACTACAATATGAAAATGCAGTTGAAGAGTTTGATGTTTCTAAATTA from the Arcobacter sp. F155 genome contains:
- a CDS encoding TolC family protein, with translation MNKKILKLLPLTFLGVNLYALDINEAIDKALTNNNSYIKQQYIYDEAKANVTKNQAGFLPKLDTSYTYNANKYDIGEGKDNANASAVLSYNLFSGLSDYYNLDAAKSNKVASKYSLEAARYDLVYETKVKYISYLKSLKNIETLDNAYKLLQKQYKDSENRFEQGLLARNDLLQVNAQMLQAKQNLARAKADSKVAWYSLKNILGGSLAKSEKIEDLNKNAVFAFDYKEEEIFSRSEIKALKKTVEALSSQKNANAYGTALPSVSLNLAHTKYGQDASLNSDELTYDEQSTATVNVKWNLYNGGADYAQTVILRKKSLQVKEDLEELKLNIKLQYENAVEEFDVSKLNYETAKISLEQSKENYKIVNNRFNEGLSTSTDLINANFLLTQAKQSFDNAFYDRFLAKASLDRIAER